The Cervus elaphus chromosome 12, mCerEla1.1, whole genome shotgun sequence genome includes a region encoding these proteins:
- the PGF gene encoding placenta growth factor isoform X1, translating into MPTMRLFTCFLQLLTGLALPAVPPQQWALSSGNISSEVEVVPFQRVWERSYCQPVERLVDIVSEYPSEMEHLFSPSCVSLLRCTGCCSDEKMHCMPLETANITLQLLKYRALDLPFFVEMSFSQHISCECRPRWGKTKPKRRRAKVRGQRKRKEQKHKDCHLCGDTLSRR; encoded by the exons ATGCCTACCATGAGACTGTTCACTTGCTTCCTGCAGCTCCTGACGGGGCTGGCTTTGCCCGCCGTGCCCCCCCAG CAGTGGGCCTTGTCTTCTGGGAACATTTCATCAGAGGTGGAAG TGGTGCCCTTCCAGCGAGTGTGGGAACGCAGCTACTGCCAGCCGGTGGAGAGGTTGGTGGACATCGTGTCTGAGTACCCCAGCGAGATGGAGCACCTATTCAGCCCATCCTGTGTCTCCCTGCTGCGCTGCACTGGCTGCTGCAGCGATGAAAAGATGCACTGCATGCCCCTGGAGACAGCCAACATCACCTTGCAG CTCCTGAAGTACCGCGCTCTGGACTTGCCCTTCTTTGTGGAGATGAGCTTCTCTCAGCACATCAGCTGCGAGTGCAG ACCTCGGTGGGGGAAGACGAAGCCAAAAAG GAGGAGAGCCAAGGTCAGGGgccagaggaagagaaaggagcagaaacACAAAGACTGTCACCT GTGCGGTGATACTCTTTCCCGGAGGTAA
- the PGF gene encoding placenta growth factor isoform X2, translating to MPTMRLFTCFLQLLTGLALPAVPPQQWALSSGNISSEVEVVPFQRVWERSYCQPVERLVDIVSEYPSEMEHLFSPSCVSLLRCTGCCSDEKMHCMPLETANITLQLLKYRALDLPFFVEMSFSQHISCECRPRWGKTKPKRCGDTLSRR from the exons ATGCCTACCATGAGACTGTTCACTTGCTTCCTGCAGCTCCTGACGGGGCTGGCTTTGCCCGCCGTGCCCCCCCAG CAGTGGGCCTTGTCTTCTGGGAACATTTCATCAGAGGTGGAAG TGGTGCCCTTCCAGCGAGTGTGGGAACGCAGCTACTGCCAGCCGGTGGAGAGGTTGGTGGACATCGTGTCTGAGTACCCCAGCGAGATGGAGCACCTATTCAGCCCATCCTGTGTCTCCCTGCTGCGCTGCACTGGCTGCTGCAGCGATGAAAAGATGCACTGCATGCCCCTGGAGACAGCCAACATCACCTTGCAG CTCCTGAAGTACCGCGCTCTGGACTTGCCCTTCTTTGTGGAGATGAGCTTCTCTCAGCACATCAGCTGCGAGTGCAG ACCTCGGTGGGGGAAGACGAAGCCAAAAAG GTGCGGTGATACTCTTTCCCGGAGGTAA
- the PGF gene encoding placenta growth factor isoform X3: MPTMRLFTCFLQLLTGLALPAVPPQQWALSSGNISSEVEVVPFQRVWERSYCQPVERLVDIVSEYPSEMEHLFSPSCVSLLRCTGCCSDEKMHCMPLETANITLQLLKYRALDLPFFVEMSFSQHISCECRCGDTLSRR; the protein is encoded by the exons ATGCCTACCATGAGACTGTTCACTTGCTTCCTGCAGCTCCTGACGGGGCTGGCTTTGCCCGCCGTGCCCCCCCAG CAGTGGGCCTTGTCTTCTGGGAACATTTCATCAGAGGTGGAAG TGGTGCCCTTCCAGCGAGTGTGGGAACGCAGCTACTGCCAGCCGGTGGAGAGGTTGGTGGACATCGTGTCTGAGTACCCCAGCGAGATGGAGCACCTATTCAGCCCATCCTGTGTCTCCCTGCTGCGCTGCACTGGCTGCTGCAGCGATGAAAAGATGCACTGCATGCCCCTGGAGACAGCCAACATCACCTTGCAG CTCCTGAAGTACCGCGCTCTGGACTTGCCCTTCTTTGTGGAGATGAGCTTCTCTCAGCACATCAGCTGCGAGTGCAG GTGCGGTGATACTCTTTCCCGGAGGTAA